One Desertibacillus haloalkaliphilus DNA window includes the following coding sequences:
- the cobS gene encoding adenosylcobinamide-GDP ribazoletransferase translates to MITVRKKKKEMVWLDGLTLAFQFLTIIPIKKNVPWDARRARASVLNFPFIGAVLGILLSMQAFLLLEYTAFSTVVIAAWLLCFSIVFSGGLHLDGWMDVSDAIFSYRDQERKLDIMKDSRVGAFGVLSLLFLLGWRYVFILELLNLSTFSFLYFFIIPVLTRCMMGLSLIYGRPARKEGMAHAFKQHLSQRLGTVYFGYLVMLFFVIVTVYSNYYMDMLVMICSALLFLVGFTILVFRQFGGVTGDTVGATVEGGETWLWMTVWLLHYSVMG, encoded by the coding sequence ATGATCACTGTCAGAAAGAAAAAGAAAGAGATGGTTTGGTTAGATGGTTTAACGTTGGCCTTTCAGTTTTTAACAATTATCCCGATTAAAAAGAACGTGCCGTGGGACGCGAGACGGGCAAGGGCGTCTGTATTGAACTTTCCTTTCATTGGTGCTGTGCTAGGCATATTACTATCTATGCAAGCTTTTCTATTACTTGAATATACAGCTTTTTCAACTGTGGTGATTGCTGCTTGGCTCCTCTGTTTTTCGATTGTATTTTCGGGTGGTCTTCATCTTGATGGTTGGATGGATGTGAGTGATGCAATTTTCTCCTACCGTGATCAAGAACGAAAGCTTGACATCATGAAAGATTCAAGGGTAGGTGCATTTGGGGTTTTATCGTTGCTGTTTTTATTAGGTTGGCGTTATGTTTTTATTCTTGAGCTCTTAAACCTTTCAACGTTTTCGTTTCTCTACTTTTTTATTATACCAGTGCTTACACGTTGTATGATGGGGCTGTCATTAATTTATGGCCGACCTGCCCGTAAAGAGGGGATGGCGCATGCGTTTAAACAGCACTTGTCGCAACGGCTTGGTACTGTTTATTTTGGATACTTAGTCATGTTATTTTTTGTTATTGTCACTGTCTACTCCAACTATTACATGGATATGTTAGTGATGATTTGTTCTGCACTGTTATTTTTGGTAGGGTTTACGATTCTCGTATTTCGCCAATTTGGTGGTGTGACTGGAGATACAGTTGGAGCGACTGTTGAAGGAGGGGAAACGTGGTTATGGATGACCGTGTGGCTATTACATTACTCCGTCATGGGTTGA
- a CDS encoding histidine phosphatase family protein, with the protein MDDRVAITLLRHGLTKANEEKRYLGWSDVGLSEKGRKQLQTYATSDYPTGDLYLSSDLLRCVQTLEVLYPHRPYDVEKNLRECHFGNWELKTYHELKHQQEYRNWLTNPSDHAPINGEGMQQFNQRVTIAWQKVISYFEAEHIRHLIIVTHGGVIRALLSDYAPVKKEFWEWEIGHGKGYTLIGDRQQVRGNQRCTLLQEVP; encoded by the coding sequence ATGGATGACCGTGTGGCTATTACATTACTCCGTCATGGGTTGACAAAAGCGAATGAAGAAAAGCGTTATCTTGGTTGGTCGGATGTCGGCTTGAGCGAAAAAGGTAGAAAACAATTACAAACGTATGCGACGAGTGATTATCCAACTGGAGACCTGTATTTGAGCAGTGATTTATTACGTTGTGTACAAACACTTGAAGTGTTATATCCACACAGGCCATATGATGTAGAAAAAAACTTACGGGAATGTCACTTCGGTAACTGGGAATTAAAGACTTATCATGAGTTGAAGCATCAACAGGAGTACCGTAATTGGCTCACCAATCCAAGTGACCATGCTCCAATAAATGGAGAGGGCATGCAACAATTTAACCAACGAGTGACAATTGCATGGCAAAAGGTTATCTCATATTTTGAAGCAGAACATATTCGGCACTTGATCATTGTTACCCATGGAGGTGTGATCAGAGCACTATTATCAGATTACGCACCCGTAAAAAAGGAATTTTGGGAGTGGGAAATCGGACACGGAAAAGGATACACATTGATTGGCGATCGACAGCAAGTAAGGGGGAATCAGCGTTGCACTTTATTACAGGAGGTGCCATGA
- a CDS encoding bifunctional adenosylcobinamide kinase/adenosylcobinamide-phosphate guanylyltransferase, whose product MNGKRKWVCNYYDIDHGNGVFWYNSYTRKNFEFLYSCDCPIVVIEGLEVLIQSLLHYDDARHRFNEQLEQWLHWETQESEHQLILIGTEISKGVVPMEAANRRWRDLTGWCYQDVTRRAERVDLIWYGLPQQLK is encoded by the coding sequence ATGAATGGGAAGCGTAAATGGGTTTGCAACTACTATGATATTGACCATGGTAACGGTGTTTTCTGGTATAATAGCTACACAAGAAAGAATTTTGAATTTTTATACTCTTGCGATTGCCCAATCGTTGTCATAGAAGGATTAGAAGTGTTGATCCAATCGTTGTTGCATTATGATGATGCGCGACACCGATTTAATGAACAATTAGAGCAGTGGTTACATTGGGAAACGCAAGAATCAGAGCATCAATTGATTTTGATTGGTACTGAAATTAGTAAAGGGGTTGTACCTATGGAGGCAGCAAACCGTAGGTGGCGAGACCTTACAGGTTGGTGTTATCAAGATGTGACAAGGCGAGCTGAGCGTGTGGACCTTATTTGGTATGGATTACCTCAGCAATTGAAATAA
- a CDS encoding cob(I)yrinic acid a,c-diamide adenosyltransferase, which yields MKLYTRTGDEGKTSVIGGRLTKDDIRVVAYGTTDEVNCFVGQAATQLDPKLFADILEELEKIQHELFDCGGDLAMVSDKYPYKATEESIEFLEKRIDEYIKEAPELERFILPGGAPAAATLHICRTVTRRAERYVSQLHREDTTNPVVLKYLNRLSDYFFAVARVVNFRSGVKDVEYERSANVFKDGKKED from the coding sequence ATGAAGTTATATACGAGAACTGGAGATGAAGGGAAAACAAGTGTGATCGGAGGACGATTAACGAAAGATGATATTCGAGTGGTTGCTTATGGGACGACTGACGAGGTCAATTGTTTTGTCGGTCAAGCTGCTACACAGTTAGACCCCAAGCTATTTGCTGATATCCTTGAGGAATTAGAGAAGATCCAACACGAGTTGTTTGATTGTGGTGGTGACTTGGCAATGGTTTCTGACAAGTACCCATATAAAGCGACCGAAGAGAGTATCGAATTTTTAGAAAAGCGAATTGATGAATATATTAAAGAAGCACCTGAGTTAGAACGATTTATCTTACCAGGGGGTGCACCGGCAGCTGCAACGCTCCATATTTGTCGCACCGTTACACGTCGTGCTGAACGTTATGTCTCACAATTGCACCGTGAAGATACGACGAACCCCGTGGTTCTAAAATATTTAAACCGCCTTTCTGATTATTTTTTTGCAGTAGCTAGAGTGGTTAACTTTCGTTCGGGTGTAAAAGATGTTGAATATGAACGCAGTGCTAATGTATTTAAAGATGGAAAAAAGGAAGACTAA
- a CDS encoding VanW family protein produces the protein MKRRLFVFTVLFLLLGCETEPEEARTSTLHSSFAHQEMMFKKPVVWKITLIDGREEEGVKTITLNDFGYNVNRSELNEHELESLARSLAVQIDQPMVNPTIDEEGELVPGKNEIILKEDELVGALLELPYEQKQIELPIYETEPTVAVEDLDAIKDVSLGSFTTYFNPNVQGRSLNIAESSAAIQHYVLGPDDVFSFNSVVGERTIKRGYHEAKEIVNQEFVMGVGGGICQTSSTLFNAIDKAGLEVVERYTHSREIGYVSPGRDATVSWGGPDFKFKNPYDFPVLIATDVSLTSGEISVDVYASQQKYDLFVKSE, from the coding sequence ATGAAGAGGAGGTTATTTGTTTTTACTGTTTTATTCTTATTGTTAGGTTGTGAGACTGAACCGGAGGAGGCGCGGACGTCAACGCTGCATTCCTCTTTCGCACATCAGGAGATGATGTTTAAAAAACCAGTCGTATGGAAGATAACACTCATTGATGGACGAGAGGAGGAAGGGGTTAAAACGATTACACTGAACGATTTTGGGTACAATGTGAATCGTTCAGAGCTAAACGAGCATGAACTTGAATCTCTTGCCCGGAGCTTAGCTGTCCAGATTGATCAGCCTATGGTTAATCCTACGATTGATGAAGAGGGTGAGCTAGTCCCTGGAAAAAATGAAATTATATTAAAGGAGGATGAACTTGTTGGTGCCTTGTTAGAACTGCCATATGAGCAAAAACAGATCGAGCTTCCTATTTATGAGACAGAGCCAACGGTTGCAGTGGAGGATCTAGATGCGATAAAAGACGTGTCATTAGGGAGTTTTACTACATATTTTAACCCTAATGTCCAAGGAAGATCATTAAATATTGCAGAGTCTTCAGCGGCGATTCAACATTATGTATTAGGTCCAGATGATGTATTCTCCTTTAATTCAGTTGTAGGAGAAAGGACCATCAAAAGAGGTTATCATGAAGCAAAAGAAATTGTGAATCAGGAATTTGTCATGGGGGTTGGGGGAGGAATTTGTCAAACCTCATCGACATTGTTTAATGCAATTGACAAAGCAGGATTAGAGGTCGTCGAGCGCTACACACATTCTCGAGAGATAGGTTATGTGTCCCCAGGTAGAGATGCAACCGTATCTTGGGGAGGGCCAGATTTCAAATTTAAGAATCCGTACGACTTCCCGGTGCTCATTGCTACGGATGTATCATTAACGAGTGGTGAAATTAGCGTTGATGTGTATGCGTCTCAACAAAAATATGATTTATTTGTCAAAAGTGAATAG
- a CDS encoding M23 family metallopeptidase encodes MVIDYFKRFLIAVIIAICIGILFISGTATYAEHSNEVDNHTIFEDRMWPIEGEMTDTYGTRGGNHHGIDIAAPEGTPIYSVEDGTVTKSYYSDTYGNVVFIEHPSGYETVYAHMQERQVNEGEVVGVGEKIGTVGNTGRSSGSHLHFEVHNGNWDVDKTNSIDPLLVLADRVEQPDSLVASVEEHTDMEKEDEPSFAEIEQSIVVMKVAEDMFLDPIKRIEAQKGLLTTRTDSSDEKIELDVETGDTLWEIAHQHKVSIDELKEWNNLDSEVIGVGDTLTIYSHERKRYIVKQGDTLSTIAKDVGVSVDELRELNDLKHDQIFPGDTLDVERMK; translated from the coding sequence ATGGTCATTGACTATTTTAAGCGATTTTTAATTGCGGTTATTATTGCAATATGTATCGGGATCTTGTTTATAAGTGGGACAGCCACTTATGCAGAACATTCGAATGAGGTCGATAATCACACGATTTTCGAAGATAGGATGTGGCCAATCGAAGGTGAAATGACAGATACATATGGTACAAGGGGCGGAAACCATCATGGGATTGATATTGCCGCCCCTGAAGGTACGCCCATTTATAGTGTTGAGGATGGAACGGTAACAAAATCATATTATTCTGATACATATGGTAATGTAGTGTTTATTGAGCATCCAAGTGGCTATGAAACCGTCTATGCCCATATGCAAGAACGACAAGTGAATGAAGGTGAAGTCGTGGGGGTAGGTGAGAAAATTGGTACAGTTGGAAATACAGGGCGATCATCAGGAAGCCACTTACACTTCGAGGTACATAATGGAAATTGGGACGTAGACAAGACAAATTCAATTGATCCTTTATTAGTGTTAGCTGACCGAGTCGAGCAACCAGATTCACTTGTGGCATCCGTTGAGGAACACACTGATATGGAAAAAGAGGACGAGCCATCGTTTGCAGAGATTGAGCAATCAATCGTCGTGATGAAAGTAGCTGAGGATATGTTCCTCGATCCAATAAAACGAATAGAAGCGCAAAAGGGACTATTAACGACGCGTACTGACAGTTCAGATGAAAAGATAGAGTTAGATGTTGAGACAGGCGATACATTATGGGAAATCGCTCATCAGCATAAAGTATCCATAGACGAACTTAAGGAATGGAATAATCTTGATTCAGAAGTGATTGGTGTTGGCGATACGCTTACGATTTACTCTCATGAACGAAAACGTTATATTGTAAAACAGGGCGATACTTTATCGACAATTGCCAAGGATGTTGGTGTTTCTGTTGATGAATTGAGAGAACTAAATGACTTAAAACATGATCAAATTTTTCCCGGTGATACGTTAGATGTTGAACGAATGAAATAA
- the serA gene encoding phosphoglycerate dehydrogenase → MYNILVSDAMSKDGLLPLLENDNVICVQKNVDEVEGTLDTFDALLVRSATAVTADLLDKMTNLKIIARAGVGVDNIDIDAATKRGIVVVNAPDGNTISTAEHTFAMMASLVRHIPQANQSIKSGEWNRKAFQGTELRGKTLGIVGFGRIGTQLAQRANAFEMDLLVYDPFLTRDRAEKVGVVPADLNEVLESSDIITVHTPLTKETKGLLGMKNIAKTKSGVYLINCARGGVIDEEALKHYLENGHVAGAALDVFEEEPANHNNLLEYDQVIATPHIAASTKEAQLNVAAQVSEEVIRFLEGNPANNSINMPTLSKEVYEKVQPYYELTKVMGTILAQCSKTPVQEIEVNYGGEITDHETSITTRSLIAGFLQPRVDAPVNDVNASFIAKERGITFGEKYVNNSYGYSNIIHAIVHGEDRSFDLQGTYVKEYGPRIVRINGFNVDFYPSGHIIYIQHTDRPGVIGYMGQLLAKHNVNIATMQVGRKEEGGEAIMMLSVDKNVNDDVLKDLTSIDEIIFADKIEL, encoded by the coding sequence ATGTACAATATCTTAGTTTCTGATGCGATGAGCAAAGATGGATTACTACCTTTGTTAGAAAATGACAATGTTATTTGTGTCCAAAAAAACGTCGATGAAGTCGAAGGAACTCTTGACACCTTTGATGCTTTGCTCGTACGCAGTGCAACAGCAGTCACTGCTGATTTACTAGACAAGATGACCAACTTAAAAATTATTGCTCGTGCCGGTGTAGGTGTCGATAACATCGATATTGATGCGGCAACAAAACGAGGGATCGTTGTTGTCAATGCACCTGATGGGAACACGATCTCAACAGCCGAGCATACCTTTGCAATGATGGCATCATTAGTCAGACATATTCCACAAGCTAACCAGTCCATTAAATCAGGTGAATGGAATCGTAAAGCCTTTCAAGGTACAGAACTCAGAGGGAAAACGTTAGGTATTGTTGGGTTCGGACGGATTGGTACACAACTAGCTCAACGTGCCAATGCCTTTGAAATGGATTTACTTGTGTATGATCCGTTCTTAACGAGAGATAGGGCAGAAAAGGTTGGGGTGGTTCCAGCCGATCTAAATGAAGTTCTTGAATCATCAGATATCATTACAGTTCACACACCGTTAACAAAAGAAACGAAAGGGCTCCTAGGCATGAAGAACATTGCAAAAACAAAGAGTGGTGTTTATTTAATTAACTGTGCTCGTGGTGGAGTTATTGATGAAGAAGCCCTAAAGCATTACCTTGAAAATGGTCATGTGGCCGGTGCTGCACTTGATGTATTTGAAGAAGAACCCGCAAACCATAATAATCTTTTAGAGTATGATCAGGTGATTGCAACACCTCATATTGCTGCATCAACAAAAGAAGCACAACTAAACGTTGCGGCACAAGTATCCGAAGAAGTGATTCGTTTTCTAGAAGGAAATCCGGCAAACAACTCGATTAATATGCCTACACTTTCAAAAGAAGTCTATGAGAAAGTACAACCATATTATGAATTGACAAAAGTGATGGGCACGATTCTAGCACAATGCAGTAAAACACCCGTCCAAGAAATCGAGGTTAATTATGGTGGAGAAATTACCGATCATGAAACATCGATTACGACGCGAAGCTTGATCGCTGGATTTTTACAACCGCGAGTCGATGCTCCTGTAAATGATGTCAATGCTTCTTTCATTGCAAAAGAGCGCGGCATCACTTTTGGCGAAAAATATGTTAACAATTCTTATGGCTATTCAAACATTATTCATGCAATTGTTCACGGTGAGGATCGTTCATTCGACCTCCAAGGAACATATGTAAAAGAGTATGGACCGCGAATTGTTAGAATAAATGGCTTTAATGTTGACTTTTACCCAAGTGGACATATCATTTACATCCAACATACCGATCGTCCTGGGGTCATTGGTTATATGGGACAATTACTTGCAAAACACAATGTCAACATCGCTACCATGCAAGTAGGTCGAAAAGAAGAAGGTGGGGAGGCGATTATGATGCTTTCTGTTGATAAAAATGTTAATGATGACGTTCTAAAGGATCTAACTTCCATCGACGAAATTATTTTTGCAGATAAAATTGAACTATAA
- a CDS encoding M14 family metallopeptidase: MKTYIVKPGDTIHKVAYHHQIRPFDLLIFNPQLITDSDYIYPGDAINIPQVKQEKQQVRPSFEYEYGPVDLEYDVNELQRLYSRYMKTTTIGYSVMGKPIMMVKIGTGKKEVFYSGAWHANEWLTGKFLMMFLKQCLHHIATDEKWFAYDLRAIFKEVTLVIVPMVNPDGVELVQQGIYPDHPYFEEVLYINKGARRFDHWSSNIRGVDLNHQWPAGWDIEAKESPQEPWPRHYSGQAPLTEPEAKAIYNITNQHQFAYVLAFHSQGQVIYWGYRGYEPDESKEMVTKLSLASSYEPIHTADSDGGYKDWFIQETGRPGFTIEVGNGTNPLPLSAFSEIWSNNAKLALAGLCL, translated from the coding sequence TTGAAAACATATATTGTTAAGCCTGGTGATACGATTCACAAGGTTGCTTATCATCATCAAATTCGACCATTTGATCTGCTTATTTTCAACCCGCAGCTAATCACTGATTCTGATTACATTTATCCTGGTGATGCTATTAACATCCCACAAGTTAAACAAGAAAAGCAACAAGTGAGACCGTCATTTGAGTATGAGTATGGACCTGTTGATCTTGAGTATGATGTAAATGAATTACAGCGCTTATACAGTCGGTATATGAAGACAACGACGATAGGTTATTCAGTGATGGGAAAGCCAATTATGATGGTTAAAATTGGTACAGGGAAGAAAGAGGTGTTTTATTCTGGCGCGTGGCATGCGAACGAATGGTTAACCGGGAAATTTCTGATGATGTTTTTAAAGCAATGTTTACACCACATAGCTACAGATGAAAAATGGTTTGCTTATGATCTACGAGCCATCTTTAAAGAGGTCACATTAGTGATTGTGCCAATGGTCAACCCTGATGGAGTTGAACTTGTGCAACAAGGCATATATCCTGATCATCCTTACTTTGAAGAAGTTTTATACATCAACAAAGGCGCTCGTCGGTTCGATCATTGGTCAAGTAACATTAGGGGTGTTGATTTGAATCACCAGTGGCCAGCGGGGTGGGACATTGAGGCAAAGGAAAGTCCACAAGAGCCGTGGCCAAGGCATTACAGTGGTCAAGCGCCTCTTACAGAACCGGAAGCAAAAGCGATTTATAACATAACGAATCAACACCAATTTGCATATGTGCTTGCCTTTCATTCGCAAGGGCAAGTCATTTATTGGGGATATCGCGGATATGAACCTGATGAAAGCAAGGAGATGGTCACAAAGTTATCACTAGCAAGCTCTTATGAACCAATCCATACGGCAGATAGTGATGGTGGCTATAAAGATTGGTTTATTCAAGAAACAGGACGTCCAGGATTTACAATTGAAGTAGGGAACGGCACCAACCCCTTGCCTCTGTCAGCCTTTTCAGAGATCTGGTCAAATAATGCTAAATTAGCGTTAGCTGGACTCTGTTTGTAA
- a CDS encoding FadR/GntR family transcriptional regulator: MTIKHVKPKKIYEIVAEQLTEMIKNGEVTPGERLSSVQKLAEDFNVGRSAIREALSALKAMGLIEIRQGEGTFVKKIDHDLASHVIPSAQFMQKEDIRQLFEIRKIIETGAASLAAENRTEVDVQQLRLILDEMKRAAGDGDIGEKADIDFHMTIVNSTKNDMLCKLMETVSDTMQESMREARKLFLYSQKSKMEQLYDEHLSIYKAIENQDRQRAYEEMMAHIVGVEKGLFR; the protein is encoded by the coding sequence GTGACAATTAAACATGTTAAACCAAAGAAAATATATGAAATAGTAGCCGAACAACTAACAGAAATGATAAAAAATGGGGAAGTGACTCCAGGAGAGCGATTATCTTCTGTACAAAAATTAGCAGAAGACTTTAATGTTGGGAGATCTGCTATTCGTGAGGCGTTAAGTGCCCTCAAAGCGATGGGGCTGATTGAGATTCGGCAAGGTGAGGGGACATTTGTTAAAAAAATTGATCATGATTTAGCAAGTCATGTCATACCGTCAGCGCAATTTATGCAAAAAGAAGATATTCGTCAACTTTTTGAAATTAGAAAGATTATCGAAACTGGAGCGGCTTCACTTGCTGCTGAAAACCGTACAGAAGTCGATGTACAACAATTACGATTAATCTTAGATGAAATGAAGCGTGCTGCTGGAGACGGCGACATCGGTGAAAAGGCAGATATTGATTTTCATATGACGATCGTTAATTCAACAAAAAACGATATGTTATGCAAGCTAATGGAAACGGTGTCAGATACCATGCAAGAATCAATGAGAGAAGCAAGGAAGCTTTTTCTTTATTCTCAAAAGTCAAAGATGGAGCAATTATATGATGAGCATCTTAGTATTTATAAAGCGATTGAGAATCAAGACCGTCAACGGGCCTATGAAGAGATGATGGCTCATATTGTTGGTGTTGAAAAGGGATTATTTAGGTAA
- a CDS encoding group I truncated hemoglobin translates to MTTLYEKIGGEKAIATAVDIFYEKVLADDTVNHFFTNTDMDKQRSHQTKFLSFALGGPNQYTGQSMEKAHQGMNIQPVHFKAIANHLASTLRELNVDENDVNVVLEKVGSLESDILYK, encoded by the coding sequence ATGACAACACTTTATGAAAAAATCGGTGGAGAGAAAGCGATCGCAACTGCAGTTGACATCTTTTATGAGAAAGTATTAGCTGATGATACAGTAAACCACTTTTTCACAAACACGGATATGGACAAGCAACGATCCCATCAAACGAAATTCCTATCTTTTGCCCTTGGCGGTCCTAACCAATACACTGGACAAAGCATGGAAAAAGCACATCAAGGAATGAACATTCAGCCTGTACATTTCAAAGCAATCGCCAACCATTTAGCTTCAACATTAAGAGAGTTAAATGTTGATGAAAACGACGTCAATGTTGTATTAGAAAAAGTAGGAAGTTTGGAATCCGATATCCTTTATAAATAA
- a CDS encoding Crp/Fnr family transcriptional regulator produces the protein MLDWVPLLKKMEFFQGLTQEEIQPLLQNAIEKTYEDKEVLFSEGDKRDYLFVLRKGTVLISKLSEEGEERVINILTSGEIFPHTGFFDDRPYPGTAQAKREVEVLKIPMKAFDTFIEANPHLAFRVIKVMSRKIYDLQHKLNNMLSLNVEERLLTTIEQLNTLGEDKINLTHQEIANVVGASRETVSRQLKKLEKQGKIKMLKHSIVICDNQ, from the coding sequence ATGCTAGATTGGGTACCATTATTGAAAAAGATGGAGTTTTTTCAAGGATTAACTCAAGAGGAAATCCAACCTTTATTGCAAAATGCGATAGAAAAAACATATGAAGATAAAGAAGTGTTATTCTCGGAAGGCGACAAACGAGATTATTTGTTCGTTCTACGTAAGGGAACGGTATTAATAAGCAAGTTATCCGAAGAGGGGGAAGAGCGGGTGATTAATATACTAACAAGTGGTGAAATATTTCCGCATACAGGTTTTTTTGATGATCGGCCGTACCCTGGGACAGCACAAGCAAAGCGAGAGGTGGAAGTGTTAAAAATTCCAATGAAAGCGTTCGACACATTTATTGAAGCAAATCCTCATCTTGCTTTTCGTGTAATTAAAGTCATGAGTAGGAAAATCTATGATCTCCAACATAAATTAAATAATATGCTGTCTTTAAATGTGGAAGAACGATTGTTAACAACCATTGAGCAGTTAAATACGTTGGGAGAGGATAAAATAAACTTGACCCATCAAGAAATCGCAAACGTAGTCGGTGCTTCAAGAGAAACAGTGTCACGTCAATTGAAGAAGTTGGAGAAACAGGGGAAAATCAAGATGTTAAAACATAGTATTGTCATTTGTGATAATCAATAA
- a CDS encoding ferredoxin: MAKYTIVDKDTCIACGACGAAAPDIYDYDDEGIAFVTLDDNQGIVEIPDVLVEDMDDALEGCPTDSIKVADEPFDGDPLKHE; this comes from the coding sequence ATGGCAAAGTACACAATTGTAGACAAAGACACTTGTATCGCATGTGGAGCATGTGGAGCAGCAGCACCAGATATTTATGATTACGATGATGAAGGTATCGCATTCGTAACACTCGATGATAACCAAGGGATTGTAGAAATTCCGGATGTTCTAGTCGAGGACATGGACGATGCACTTGAAGGATGCCCAACAGATTCAATTAAAGTTGCAGACGAGCCATTTGATGGTGATCCATTAAAGCATGAATAG
- a CDS encoding helix-turn-helix domain-containing protein: MLKYRQGVVLFLVDMFNGNRSTAAIFHLLQGKRSAQTIQDGQLFNVSFLYATFPHLKKKDIDRTIDSLAENLDIRQTTDRDTYTLTDQGEKQLTRFISANSWPTGLNGWRYGGIAYTVWLRLSLFIQSLSHLLDGDHQFLPLTHNQLVHDWVKKHFPATKAKRVAAAKQVYQECSALLAQLEESKARLIVSRLSGSHRTGLTVDQLAHTMDGDPDKFHLVFQSALHEMLAIVEQEQKSFPFMIVLLKDLLQPAISESATLTFQLLKQGYTITEISKRRKLKRNTIEDHIVELAIRRQDFSIDRFVNNQTCKMILDVEKNLPYKKLRAIKDALPADIDYFSIRLALTRRGLQ, translated from the coding sequence ATGCTGAAGTATCGACAAGGTGTTGTGTTATTTTTAGTTGATATGTTTAACGGGAACCGGTCGACAGCCGCAATTTTTCACCTCCTTCAAGGGAAACGTTCAGCGCAAACGATTCAGGACGGGCAACTGTTTAACGTATCTTTTTTATATGCAACATTCCCCCATCTAAAGAAAAAAGACATTGATCGAACAATCGATTCATTAGCTGAAAATCTGGATATCCGACAAACTACGGATCGAGATACATACACACTAACTGATCAAGGTGAAAAGCAACTGACTCGCTTCATATCCGCTAACTCATGGCCGACAGGATTAAATGGCTGGCGATACGGTGGAATAGCTTATACGGTGTGGTTACGATTATCACTATTTATTCAATCACTTTCACACCTTTTGGATGGTGACCATCAATTTTTACCACTCACTCATAATCAACTAGTACACGATTGGGTGAAAAAGCATTTTCCTGCTACTAAAGCTAAACGTGTGGCTGCAGCTAAGCAGGTTTACCAAGAATGTAGTGCTTTGTTGGCTCAATTAGAGGAGAGCAAGGCCCGTCTAATCGTAAGCCGCTTAAGTGGCAGTCATCGGACAGGGCTTACGGTAGATCAGTTAGCTCACACGATGGATGGAGATCCAGATAAGTTTCATCTCGTCTTTCAAAGCGCGCTCCATGAGATGCTTGCGATCGTCGAACAAGAACAAAAATCGTTTCCATTTATGATTGTATTGCTAAAAGATTTACTTCAACCGGCCATTAGTGAATCAGCTACCCTAACATTTCAATTATTAAAGCAAGGTTATACAATTACTGAGATTTCCAAGAGGAGAAAATTGAAAAGAAATACAATAGAAGATCATATCGTAGAATTAGCGATTCGGCGTCAAGACTTTTCAATTGATCGATTTGTTAATAACCAGACGTGTAAAATGATTCTTGACGTAGAAAAGAATCTACCATATAAAAAGCTAAGAGCTATTAAAGACGCATTACCGGCTGATATCGATTATTTTTCAATTCGGTTAGCTTTAACGAGAAGGGGGTTACAATGA